A single region of the Sus scrofa isolate TJ Tabasco breed Duroc chromosome 17, Sscrofa11.1, whole genome shotgun sequence genome encodes:
- the BIRC7 gene encoding baculoviral IAP repeat-containing protein 7 isoform X3, translating into MEQDESGSPQAGPAAEAPAPEPRDTLLPQGACDTGCHAGPFQKATGPRVPPPGFLAAPPPGASRGQDRACLAAPLLEAKSATVPRQASGVRSPGQTGWAHCRAGCPGAPSPHRTGQGCVFCMGPENRAKCGCCSLKPSPWAAGDSPTQGRHGPRPLCAHSTLSWGGQDHMDGQILSQLRPLAEEEEEAGAGSAPSARPAFPGMGSEELRLASFYDWPLSAVVRPELLAAAGFFHTGQQDKVRCFFCYGGLQSWERGDDPWTEHARWFPRCEFLLQTKGRDFVCSAQESCCRRPGPWLTGSFQDRPEDPEEAGPAAASDAGGSREWAVWSQCPAVQAVLRMGFGRGQVQQLLQRKYHQAVLAGMSTSQLVADLLQEEDRGSAAGARAPAHLGPEPPTSRREAQVQSTREPGHAGEEPGGAQVPREPQGARDAEEQLQRLREERTCRVCLDRAVAVVFVPCGHLACGECAPSLQRCPVCRAPIRSCVRTFLA; encoded by the exons ATGGAGCAGGATGAGAGTGGCAGCCCCCAGGCTGGCCCCGCCGCTGAGGCCCCTGCCCCGGAGCCCCGTGACACACTCCTGCCTCAGGGAGCATGTGACACAGGCTGCCACGCTGGCCCCTTCCAGAAAGCAACGGGCCCCCGTGTACCCCCTCCCGGCTTTCTGGCTGCTCCCCCACCTGGGGCATCTAGGGGGCAGGACCGTGCCTGCCTCGCTGCCCCGCTATTGGAAGCAAAGAGCGCCACTGTTCCCAGGCAGGCCTCAGGGGTCAGGAGCCCGGGGCAGACTGGCTGGGCACATTGCAGGGCTGGCTGTCCAGGGGCCCCATCGCCGCACAGAACTGGTCAGGGCTGCGTTTTCTGTATGGGGCCTGAGAACAGGGCCAAGTGTGGGTGCTGCAGCCTGAAGCCGAGCCCCTGGGCTGCTGGTGACAGCCCCACCCAGGGGCGCCATGGACCCCGCCCTCTATGCGCCCACAGCACCCTGTCCTGGGGAGGCCAGGACCACATGGATGGGCAGATCCTGAGCCAGCTGCGCCccctggcagaggaggaggaggaggctggggccgGGTCTGCACCCTCCGCCAGGCCCGCCTTCCCCGGCATGGGCTCCGAGGAGCTGCGGCTGGCCTCCTTCTACGACTGGCCGCTGAGCGCCGTGGTGCGGCCCGAGCTGCTGGCTGCCGCTGGCTTCTTCCACACGG GCCAGCAGGACAAGGTGAGGTGCTTCTTCTGCTACGGGGGTCTGCAGAGCTGGGAGCGAGGCGACGACCCCTGGACAGAGCATGCCAGGTGGTTCCCCAG GTGTGAATTCCTGCTCCAGACCAAGGGGAGGGACTTTGTCTGCAGTGCGCAGGAGTCATGCTGCCGCCGGCCGGGCCCCTGG CTGACTGGCTCCTTCCAGGACCGTCCGGAGGACCCAGAAGAAGCAGGTCCCGCGGCCGCCTCAG ATGCCGGGGGCAGCCGGGAGTGGGCTGTGTGGAGCCAGTGCCCGGCGGTGCAGGCGGTGCTCCGGATGGGCTTTGGGCGGGGCCAGgtgcagcagctgctgcagcgTAAGTACCACCAAGCAGTGCTAGCTGGCATGTCCACGTCGCAGCTGGTGGCCGACCTGCTCCAAGAAGAGGACAGGGGCTCTGCAGCAGGAGCCAGAG CTCCCGCCCACCTGGGCCCTGAGCCACCCACATCCAGGAGAGAGGCGCAGGTGCAAAGCACCAGGGAGCCAG GTCACGCCGGTGAAGAACCAGGTGGAGCCCAGGTCCCAAGGGAGCCCCAGGGAGCCCGGGATGCAGAGGAGCAGCTGCAGCGCCTGCGGGAGGAGCGGACCTGCAGGGTGTGCCTGGACCGCGCCGTGGCCGTCGTCTTCGTGCCCTGCGGCCACCTGGCCTGTGGCGAGTGTGCGCCCAGCCTGCAGCGGTGCCCCGTCTGCAGGGCCCCCATCCGCAGCTGTGTGCGCACCTTCCTGGCCTAG
- the NKAIN4 gene encoding sodium/potassium-transporting ATPase subunit beta-1-interacting protein 4 isoform X2 has product MGRCSGRCTLIFVCTFQLVTALERQVFDFLGYQWAPILATFTHIVVVVLGLFGTIQYRPRYVVVYAVWAVAWITWNAFIICFYLEDSELLTFNLSRHRSWWREHGPGCVRKEPAAGLGPPGGQALVPGISCALEHSYVEALHSALQILVALVGFVCACSVVSAFTEEEDSFDFIGGFDPFPLYHVNEKPSRLLFQQTSLPA; this is encoded by the exons GTCACTGCGCTGGAGCGGCAGGTGTTCGACTTCCTGGGCTACCAGTGGGCGCCCATCCTGGCCACCTTCACCCACATCGTCGTGGTCGTCCTGGGCCTCTTCGGCACCATCCAGTACCGGCCCCGCTACGTCGTGGTG TACGCTGTGTGGGCAGTCGCCTGGATCACCTGGAACGCCTTCATCATCTGCTTCTACCTGGAG gacaGCGAGCTCCTGACCTTCAACCTCTCCAGGCACCGCTCCTGGTGGCGTGAGCATGGCCCAGGCTGTGTGCGCAAGGAGCCGGCAGCCGGCTTGGGCCCCCCGGGTGGCCAGGCCCTGGTGCCAGGCATCAGCTGCGCCCTGGAGCACAGCTACGTGGAGGCCCTGCACAGCGCCCTGCAGATCCTGGTGGCG CTCGTGGGCTTTGTCTGTGCCTGCTCTGTGGTCAGCGCTTTCACGGAGGAGGAGGACAGCT TTGATTTCATTGGTGGATTTGATCCATTTCCTCTCTACCATGTCAATGAAAAGCCTTCCAGGCTCTTGTTCCAGCAGACATCCCT gccTGCGTAA
- the BIRC7 gene encoding baculoviral IAP repeat-containing protein 7 isoform X2, producing the protein MEQDESGSPQAGPAAEAPAPEPRDTLLPQGACDTGCHAGPFQKATGPRVPPPGFLAAPPPGASRGQDRACLAAPLLEAKSATVPRQASGVRSPGQTGWAHCRAGCPGAPSPHRTGQGCVFCMGPENRAKCGCCSLKPSPWAAGDSPTQGRHGPRPLCAHSTLSWGGQDHMDGQILSQLRPLAEEEEEAGAGSAPSARPAFPGMGSEELRLASFYDWPLSAVVRPELLAAAGFFHTGQQDKVRCFFCYGGLQSWERGDDPWTEHARWFPRCEFLLQTKGRDFVCSAQESCCRRPGPWDRPEDPEEAGPAAASDAGGSREWAVWSQCPAVQAVLRMGFGRGQVQQLLQRKYHQAVLAGMSTSQLVADLLQEEDRGSAAGARAPAHLGPEPPTSRREAQVQSTREPGCGGGVTGHAGEEPGGAQVPREPQGARDAEEQLQRLREERTCRVCLDRAVAVVFVPCGHLACGECAPSLQRCPVCRAPIRSCVRTFLA; encoded by the exons ATGGAGCAGGATGAGAGTGGCAGCCCCCAGGCTGGCCCCGCCGCTGAGGCCCCTGCCCCGGAGCCCCGTGACACACTCCTGCCTCAGGGAGCATGTGACACAGGCTGCCACGCTGGCCCCTTCCAGAAAGCAACGGGCCCCCGTGTACCCCCTCCCGGCTTTCTGGCTGCTCCCCCACCTGGGGCATCTAGGGGGCAGGACCGTGCCTGCCTCGCTGCCCCGCTATTGGAAGCAAAGAGCGCCACTGTTCCCAGGCAGGCCTCAGGGGTCAGGAGCCCGGGGCAGACTGGCTGGGCACATTGCAGGGCTGGCTGTCCAGGGGCCCCATCGCCGCACAGAACTGGTCAGGGCTGCGTTTTCTGTATGGGGCCTGAGAACAGGGCCAAGTGTGGGTGCTGCAGCCTGAAGCCGAGCCCCTGGGCTGCTGGTGACAGCCCCACCCAGGGGCGCCATGGACCCCGCCCTCTATGCGCCCACAGCACCCTGTCCTGGGGAGGCCAGGACCACATGGATGGGCAGATCCTGAGCCAGCTGCGCCccctggcagaggaggaggaggaggctggggccgGGTCTGCACCCTCCGCCAGGCCCGCCTTCCCCGGCATGGGCTCCGAGGAGCTGCGGCTGGCCTCCTTCTACGACTGGCCGCTGAGCGCCGTGGTGCGGCCCGAGCTGCTGGCTGCCGCTGGCTTCTTCCACACGG GCCAGCAGGACAAGGTGAGGTGCTTCTTCTGCTACGGGGGTCTGCAGAGCTGGGAGCGAGGCGACGACCCCTGGACAGAGCATGCCAGGTGGTTCCCCAG GTGTGAATTCCTGCTCCAGACCAAGGGGAGGGACTTTGTCTGCAGTGCGCAGGAGTCATGCTGCCGCCGGCCGGGCCCCTGG GACCGTCCGGAGGACCCAGAAGAAGCAGGTCCCGCGGCCGCCTCAG ATGCCGGGGGCAGCCGGGAGTGGGCTGTGTGGAGCCAGTGCCCGGCGGTGCAGGCGGTGCTCCGGATGGGCTTTGGGCGGGGCCAGgtgcagcagctgctgcagcgTAAGTACCACCAAGCAGTGCTAGCTGGCATGTCCACGTCGCAGCTGGTGGCCGACCTGCTCCAAGAAGAGGACAGGGGCTCTGCAGCAGGAGCCAGAG CTCCCGCCCACCTGGGCCCTGAGCCACCCACATCCAGGAGAGAGGCGCAGGTGCAAAGCACCAGGGAGCCAG GGTGTGGGGGCGGTGTCACAGGTCACGCCGGTGAAGAACCAGGTGGAGCCCAGGTCCCAAGGGAGCCCCAGGGAGCCCGGGATGCAGAGGAGCAGCTGCAGCGCCTGCGGGAGGAGCGGACCTGCAGGGTGTGCCTGGACCGCGCCGTGGCCGTCGTCTTCGTGCCCTGCGGCCACCTGGCCTGTGGCGAGTGTGCGCCCAGCCTGCAGCGGTGCCCCGTCTGCAGGGCCCCCATCCGCAGCTGTGTGCGCACCTTCCTGGCCTAG
- the BIRC7 gene encoding baculoviral IAP repeat-containing protein 7 isoform X4, whose product MEQDESGSPQAGPAAEAPAPEPRDTLLPQGACDTGCHAGPFQKATGPRVPPPGFLAAPPPGASRGQDRACLAAPLLEAKSATVPRQASGVRSPGQTGWAHCRAGCPGAPSPHRTGQGCVFCMGPENRAKCGCCSLKPSPWAAGDSPTQGRHGPRPLCAHSTLSWGGQDHMDGQILSQLRPLAEEEEEAGAGSAPSARPAFPGMGSEELRLASFYDWPLSAVVRPELLAAAGFFHTGQQDKVRCFFCYGGLQSWERGDDPWTEHARWFPRCEFLLQTKGRDFVCSAQESCCRRPGPWLTGSFQDRPEDPEEAGPAAASDAGGSREWAVWSQCPAVQAVLRMGFGRGQVQQLLQRKYHQAVLAGMSTSQLVADLLQEEDRGSAAGARAPAHLGPEPPTSRREAQVQSTREPGAVSTSPEGSRHPLNVSLGPPSGLRRTAELVSSTDHSGGQEGAAGGLAPGARRGALYLRVDALKASK is encoded by the exons ATGGAGCAGGATGAGAGTGGCAGCCCCCAGGCTGGCCCCGCCGCTGAGGCCCCTGCCCCGGAGCCCCGTGACACACTCCTGCCTCAGGGAGCATGTGACACAGGCTGCCACGCTGGCCCCTTCCAGAAAGCAACGGGCCCCCGTGTACCCCCTCCCGGCTTTCTGGCTGCTCCCCCACCTGGGGCATCTAGGGGGCAGGACCGTGCCTGCCTCGCTGCCCCGCTATTGGAAGCAAAGAGCGCCACTGTTCCCAGGCAGGCCTCAGGGGTCAGGAGCCCGGGGCAGACTGGCTGGGCACATTGCAGGGCTGGCTGTCCAGGGGCCCCATCGCCGCACAGAACTGGTCAGGGCTGCGTTTTCTGTATGGGGCCTGAGAACAGGGCCAAGTGTGGGTGCTGCAGCCTGAAGCCGAGCCCCTGGGCTGCTGGTGACAGCCCCACCCAGGGGCGCCATGGACCCCGCCCTCTATGCGCCCACAGCACCCTGTCCTGGGGAGGCCAGGACCACATGGATGGGCAGATCCTGAGCCAGCTGCGCCccctggcagaggaggaggaggaggctggggccgGGTCTGCACCCTCCGCCAGGCCCGCCTTCCCCGGCATGGGCTCCGAGGAGCTGCGGCTGGCCTCCTTCTACGACTGGCCGCTGAGCGCCGTGGTGCGGCCCGAGCTGCTGGCTGCCGCTGGCTTCTTCCACACGG GCCAGCAGGACAAGGTGAGGTGCTTCTTCTGCTACGGGGGTCTGCAGAGCTGGGAGCGAGGCGACGACCCCTGGACAGAGCATGCCAGGTGGTTCCCCAG GTGTGAATTCCTGCTCCAGACCAAGGGGAGGGACTTTGTCTGCAGTGCGCAGGAGTCATGCTGCCGCCGGCCGGGCCCCTGG CTGACTGGCTCCTTCCAGGACCGTCCGGAGGACCCAGAAGAAGCAGGTCCCGCGGCCGCCTCAG ATGCCGGGGGCAGCCGGGAGTGGGCTGTGTGGAGCCAGTGCCCGGCGGTGCAGGCGGTGCTCCGGATGGGCTTTGGGCGGGGCCAGgtgcagcagctgctgcagcgTAAGTACCACCAAGCAGTGCTAGCTGGCATGTCCACGTCGCAGCTGGTGGCCGACCTGCTCCAAGAAGAGGACAGGGGCTCTGCAGCAGGAGCCAGAG CTCCCGCCCACCTGGGCCCTGAGCCACCCACATCCAGGAGAGAGGCGCAGGTGCAAAGCACCAGGGAGCCAG gaGCTGTGAGCACCAGCCCCGAGGGTTCCCGTCACCCGCTCAACGTGTCCCTCGGCCCACCCAGTGGCTTGCGGAGGACAGCTGAGCTGGTGTCCAGCACTGACCACTCTGGCGGGCAAGAGGGAGCTGCAGGTGGCTTGGCgccaggggccaggagggggGCGCTTTACCTACGTGTGGATGCTTTGAAAGCGTCAAAATAA
- the NKAIN4 gene encoding sodium/potassium-transporting ATPase subunit beta-1-interacting protein 4 isoform X1: MGRCSGRCTLIFVCTFQLVTALERQVFDFLGYQWAPILATFTHIVVVVLGLFGTIQYRPRYVVVYAVWAVAWITWNAFIICFYLEVGGLSKDSELLTFNLSRHRSWWREHGPGCVRKEPAAGLGPPGGQALVPGISCALEHSYVEALHSALQILVALVGFVCACSVVSAFTEEEDSFDFIGGFDPFPLYHVNEKPSRLLFQQTSLPA, encoded by the exons GTCACTGCGCTGGAGCGGCAGGTGTTCGACTTCCTGGGCTACCAGTGGGCGCCCATCCTGGCCACCTTCACCCACATCGTCGTGGTCGTCCTGGGCCTCTTCGGCACCATCCAGTACCGGCCCCGCTACGTCGTGGTG TACGCTGTGTGGGCAGTCGCCTGGATCACCTGGAACGCCTTCATCATCTGCTTCTACCTGGAGGTAGGGGGCCTCTCCAAG gacaGCGAGCTCCTGACCTTCAACCTCTCCAGGCACCGCTCCTGGTGGCGTGAGCATGGCCCAGGCTGTGTGCGCAAGGAGCCGGCAGCCGGCTTGGGCCCCCCGGGTGGCCAGGCCCTGGTGCCAGGCATCAGCTGCGCCCTGGAGCACAGCTACGTGGAGGCCCTGCACAGCGCCCTGCAGATCCTGGTGGCG CTCGTGGGCTTTGTCTGTGCCTGCTCTGTGGTCAGCGCTTTCACGGAGGAGGAGGACAGCT TTGATTTCATTGGTGGATTTGATCCATTTCCTCTCTACCATGTCAATGAAAAGCCTTCCAGGCTCTTGTTCCAGCAGACATCCCT gccTGCGTAA
- the BIRC7 gene encoding baculoviral IAP repeat-containing protein 7 isoform X1: protein MEQDESGSPQAGPAAEAPAPEPRDTLLPQGACDTGCHAGPFQKATGPRVPPPGFLAAPPPGASRGQDRACLAAPLLEAKSATVPRQASGVRSPGQTGWAHCRAGCPGAPSPHRTGQGCVFCMGPENRAKCGCCSLKPSPWAAGDSPTQGRHGPRPLCAHSTLSWGGQDHMDGQILSQLRPLAEEEEEAGAGSAPSARPAFPGMGSEELRLASFYDWPLSAVVRPELLAAAGFFHTGQQDKVRCFFCYGGLQSWERGDDPWTEHARWFPRCEFLLQTKGRDFVCSAQESCCRRPGPWLTGSFQDRPEDPEEAGPAAASDAGGSREWAVWSQCPAVQAVLRMGFGRGQVQQLLQRKYHQAVLAGMSTSQLVADLLQEEDRGSAAGARAPAHLGPEPPTSRREAQVQSTREPGCGGGVTGHAGEEPGGAQVPREPQGARDAEEQLQRLREERTCRVCLDRAVAVVFVPCGHLACGECAPSLQRCPVCRAPIRSCVRTFLA, encoded by the exons ATGGAGCAGGATGAGAGTGGCAGCCCCCAGGCTGGCCCCGCCGCTGAGGCCCCTGCCCCGGAGCCCCGTGACACACTCCTGCCTCAGGGAGCATGTGACACAGGCTGCCACGCTGGCCCCTTCCAGAAAGCAACGGGCCCCCGTGTACCCCCTCCCGGCTTTCTGGCTGCTCCCCCACCTGGGGCATCTAGGGGGCAGGACCGTGCCTGCCTCGCTGCCCCGCTATTGGAAGCAAAGAGCGCCACTGTTCCCAGGCAGGCCTCAGGGGTCAGGAGCCCGGGGCAGACTGGCTGGGCACATTGCAGGGCTGGCTGTCCAGGGGCCCCATCGCCGCACAGAACTGGTCAGGGCTGCGTTTTCTGTATGGGGCCTGAGAACAGGGCCAAGTGTGGGTGCTGCAGCCTGAAGCCGAGCCCCTGGGCTGCTGGTGACAGCCCCACCCAGGGGCGCCATGGACCCCGCCCTCTATGCGCCCACAGCACCCTGTCCTGGGGAGGCCAGGACCACATGGATGGGCAGATCCTGAGCCAGCTGCGCCccctggcagaggaggaggaggaggctggggccgGGTCTGCACCCTCCGCCAGGCCCGCCTTCCCCGGCATGGGCTCCGAGGAGCTGCGGCTGGCCTCCTTCTACGACTGGCCGCTGAGCGCCGTGGTGCGGCCCGAGCTGCTGGCTGCCGCTGGCTTCTTCCACACGG GCCAGCAGGACAAGGTGAGGTGCTTCTTCTGCTACGGGGGTCTGCAGAGCTGGGAGCGAGGCGACGACCCCTGGACAGAGCATGCCAGGTGGTTCCCCAG GTGTGAATTCCTGCTCCAGACCAAGGGGAGGGACTTTGTCTGCAGTGCGCAGGAGTCATGCTGCCGCCGGCCGGGCCCCTGG CTGACTGGCTCCTTCCAGGACCGTCCGGAGGACCCAGAAGAAGCAGGTCCCGCGGCCGCCTCAG ATGCCGGGGGCAGCCGGGAGTGGGCTGTGTGGAGCCAGTGCCCGGCGGTGCAGGCGGTGCTCCGGATGGGCTTTGGGCGGGGCCAGgtgcagcagctgctgcagcgTAAGTACCACCAAGCAGTGCTAGCTGGCATGTCCACGTCGCAGCTGGTGGCCGACCTGCTCCAAGAAGAGGACAGGGGCTCTGCAGCAGGAGCCAGAG CTCCCGCCCACCTGGGCCCTGAGCCACCCACATCCAGGAGAGAGGCGCAGGTGCAAAGCACCAGGGAGCCAG GGTGTGGGGGCGGTGTCACAGGTCACGCCGGTGAAGAACCAGGTGGAGCCCAGGTCCCAAGGGAGCCCCAGGGAGCCCGGGATGCAGAGGAGCAGCTGCAGCGCCTGCGGGAGGAGCGGACCTGCAGGGTGTGCCTGGACCGCGCCGTGGCCGTCGTCTTCGTGCCCTGCGGCCACCTGGCCTGTGGCGAGTGTGCGCCCAGCCTGCAGCGGTGCCCCGTCTGCAGGGCCCCCATCCGCAGCTGTGTGCGCACCTTCCTGGCCTAG